A stretch of Pogona vitticeps strain Pit_001003342236 chromosome 5, PviZW2.1, whole genome shotgun sequence DNA encodes these proteins:
- the SMIM45 gene encoding small integral membrane protein 45, with amino-acid sequence MPHFLDWFVPMYLMISILILVGFGACIYYFEPGLQEAHKWRTQRPIMERDLRKTLMIRDNLAFGVPEV; translated from the coding sequence ATGCCTCATTTCTTGGATTGGTTTGTACCAATGTATCTAATGATCTCTATTCTCATCTTGGTGGGCTTTGGAGCTTGTATATATTATTTTGAGCCAGGGCTTCAGGAAGCACATAAATGGAGGACACAACGACCAATCATGGAACGAGATCTCCGGAAAACATTGATGATACGAGACAATCTTGCATTTGGAGTTCCTGAAGTTTAG